One part of the Vitis riparia cultivar Riparia Gloire de Montpellier isolate 1030 chromosome 8, EGFV_Vit.rip_1.0, whole genome shotgun sequence genome encodes these proteins:
- the LOC117919672 gene encoding uncharacterized protein LOC117919672 isoform X1 — MPFFSFFLVKIWVYDFSAAYQMLLLDDPLLKNHYYSEHLGVRYIKSYLLLLGCLTAFLHILSASEAGEIQLLDMRNGNHAYLTIDAHRGSLTALAVQRDAPLIARSSAKQFIKVFSLEGSQLCTIRFNPTSMARKIGPVSHLTFHPYQVLLAAGAADALVSIYGFISEAAAKCPLTYIEISPKSLHFGSPGASRSAAPIPLHTQMFLEMLSVHAVLKLYAIYSLASIG; from the exons AtgccttttttctctttctttttggtgaaaatttggGTTTATGATTTTTCTGCGGCCTATCAAATGCTGTTACTTGATGATCCTCtcttgaaaaatcattattacAGTGAGCATTTAGGTGTGAGATACATAAAATCTTACCTTCTCTTGCTTGGCTGTTTGACTGCCTTTCTCCATATTCTGAGTGCGTCTGAGGCTGGTGAAATTCAGTTACTTGATATGAGAAATGGCAATCATGCCTACCTCACGATTGATGCTCATAGGGGCTCACTTACTGCTTTGGCTGTTCAGCGAGATGCCCCACTTATTGCCCGCAGTTCAGCAAAACAATTCATCAAAGTCTTTAGCCTGGAGGGTTCACAACTATGCACCATCAGATTCAACCCAACCTCCATGGCCCGGAAGATTGGACCTGTGAGTCACCTCACATTTCATCCATATCAGGTGCTACTTGCTGCTGGTGCTGCAGATGCTCTTGTCTCTATCTATG GCTTCATTTCGGAGGCAGCTGCAAAGTGCCCATTAACTTACATTGAGATATCACCAAAATCACTGCACTTTGGTTCTCCAGGTGCGTCACGTTCTGCTGCCCCAATACCTCTTCACACTCAAATGTTTCTGGAAATGCTGTCTGTGCATGCTGTGTTGAAATTGTATGCTATATATTCATTAGCCTCCATTGGATAG
- the LOC117919672 gene encoding regulatory-associated protein of TOR 1-like isoform X2, whose product MVLSSYLTSDPKMLVCAAWPHARTIERVVGIGFQPGLDPAKRDAPLIARSSAKQFIKVFSLEGSQLCTIRFNPTSMARKIGPVSHLTFHPYQVLLAAGAADALVSIYGFISEAAAKCPLTYIEISPKSLHFGSPGASRSAAPIPLHTQMFLEMLSVHAVLKLYAIYSLASIG is encoded by the exons ATGGTTCTATCAAGCTATTTGACATCCGACCCCAAAAT GCTTGTTTGTGCAGCATGGCCACACGCTAGGACAATAGAAAGAGTAGTGGGAATTGGCTTTCAGCCTGGGCTGGATCCTGCAAAG CGAGATGCCCCACTTATTGCCCGCAGTTCAGCAAAACAATTCATCAAAGTCTTTAGCCTGGAGGGTTCACAACTATGCACCATCAGATTCAACCCAACCTCCATGGCCCGGAAGATTGGACCTGTGAGTCACCTCACATTTCATCCATATCAGGTGCTACTTGCTGCTGGTGCTGCAGATGCTCTTGTCTCTATCTATG GCTTCATTTCGGAGGCAGCTGCAAAGTGCCCATTAACTTACATTGAGATATCACCAAAATCACTGCACTTTGGTTCTCCAGGTGCGTCACGTTCTGCTGCCCCAATACCTCTTCACACTCAAATGTTTCTGGAAATGCTGTCTGTGCATGCTGTGTTGAAATTGTATGCTATATATTCATTAGCCTCCATTGGATAG
- the LOC117919662 gene encoding alanine--glyoxylate aminotransferase 2 homolog 2, mitochondrial-like, translating into MQRFVVGRVSQEKHFLQWRRSLSQLVQNKAPLQENDLLLPKMPPFDYSPPPYNGPSAADILQKRKQYLSPSIFCFYNQPVNIVDGKMQYLFDEKGRRYLDAFGGIATVNCGHCHPDVVDVIVKQINRLQHSTVLYLNHAIADFAEALASKMPGDLKVVFFTNSGTEANELAMMMARLYTGCNDIISLRNAYHGNAAGTMGATAQRVWKFNVVQTGVHHAINPDPYRGMFGSDGEKYARDVQDLIDFGTSGHVAGFISEAIQGVGGIVELAPGYLPAVYSSIKKAGGLFIADEVQSGFARTGSHFWGFESQGVVPDIVTMAKGIGNGIPLGAVVTTPEIAEVLTHRNYFNTFGGNPVCTTAGHAVLKVIEKEKLQENAYVVGSYLKERLLSLKDKYEIIGDVRGRGLMLGVEVVTDRKLKTPANVEILHIMDQMKEMGVLVGKGGFYGNVFRITPPLCFTKEDADFFVDVMDYAMSKM; encoded by the exons ATGCAGAGGTTCGTCGTCGGAAGGGTTTCGCAGGAAAAACATTTCCTTCAATGGCGTCGGAGCCTCTCCCAACTCGTCCAAAACAAGGCTCCTCTCCAAGAAAACGACCTCCTTCTCCCCAAAATGCCCCCCTTCGATTACTCTCCTCCTCCCTACAACGGCCCTTCCGCTGCCGATATCTTGCAGAAGCGGAAGCAATATCTCAGCCCTTCCATATTCTGCTTCTATAATCAACCC GTGAACATAGTGGACGGGAAGATGCAGTACTTATTTGATGAGAAGGGGCGCAGATATCTGGACGCATTCGGAGGGATTGCTACGGTGAACTGCGGCCACTGCCATCCCGATGTAGTGGACGTAATAGTCAAGCAAATTAACCGCTTGCAACACTCCACGGTGCTTTACCTCAACCATGCCATTGCTGATTTCGCGGAGGCGCTGGCCTCCAAGATGCCTGGAGATCTCAAG GTGGTATTTTTCACTAATTCAGGCACGGAGGCGAATGAGTTGGCGATGATGATGGCCAGGCTGTACACTGGGTGCAACGACATAATATCACTGAGGAACGCGTACCATGGGAACGCAGCTGGGACTATGGGGGCTACGGCCCAACGTGTCTGGAAATTCAACGTCGTCCAG ACCGGAGTTCATCATGCCATCAACCCGGACCCGTACAGAGGTATGTTTGGCTCGGACGGGGAAAAGTATGCAAGGGATGTCCAAGATCTCATCGACTTTGGAACATCTGGCCATGTAGCTGGTTTCATTTCTGAAGCCATACAG GGAGTGGGTGGAATTGTAGAGTTGGCCCCAGGTTACTTGCCTGCTGTGTACAGCAGCATAAAGAAAGCAGGAGGCCTTTTTATTGCTGATGAGGTTCAGTCTGGGTTTGCTCGCACTGGGAGCCATTTCTGGGGATTCGAATCTCAGGGCGTTGTTCCTGACATAGTCACCATGGCAAAG GGTATCGGAAATGGCATTCCCCTTGGTGCTGTAGTAACTACTCCTGAGATTGCAGAGGTCTTGACCCATCGCAATTACTTTAACACCTTTGGTGGAAACCCAGTCTGTACCACTGCAGGCCATGCTGTTCTGAAAGTAATCGAGAAAGAAAAGCTTCAGGAGAACGCATATGTTGTTGGGTCATACTTGAAGGAGCGGCTCCTTTCCCTCAAGGACAAATATGAAA TTATTGGAGATGTGAGGGGAAGAGGGCTGATGCTTGGAGTTGAAGTCGTCACTGATCGCAAACTAAAAACTCCTGCAAATGTCGAAATTCTGCATATAATGGACCAGATGAAAG AAATGGGAGTTTTGGTGGGGAAGGGCGGATTTTATGGAAATGTTTTCAGAATTACGCCTCCCCTCTGCTTCACTAAGGAAGATGCAG ATTTCTTTGTGGATGTCATGGATTATGCAATGTCGAAGATGTGA